The sequence below is a genomic window from Archocentrus centrarchus isolate MPI-CPG fArcCen1 chromosome 18 unlocalized genomic scaffold, fArcCen1 scaffold_23_ctg1, whole genome shotgun sequence.
TGAGAGTGAGGTGGGTGGTAAGAAGCAAGGGGGGAGATGGATGAAGATGTCAGCAAGAGCGCAATGAGCAGGTTAAGACTAGAGTCAGTGCCACGAGTTGTGAAATACTATCTGGAGAGGGTTCAGGAAGGGCAGTGTGAATAAATGAGTGGAGaggaacaaactgcaaagatCAGGGGAGGAGAAAATTGAATACAGAGCAAGAAATGAGGCAGAAAATAAGGGATATAGAGACAGGGTtcatacaccttttccaggataAAATTCAAGCACTTCTTAAGCACTTTCAAggttttccagcacattaacactgggatacatatttatacaaatacatacatactcaaaattatttcacatttttaataacattaaaaagaTGGTATTATGCCATAAGtcacttgacagaaaacaataactactGATAGTTAATTCGGGAAACTTTATTCTCCAGATTGTGAGCAAATCCggtttaaaacagctcttatgTTGCTGCCACGGTGTAACTCGGTCTAACGCAGTAACCTGAACtatccatcaaagtgaccaatcacattaagCTCTGTTCAAACGGTGAAAAGTCAGTTTCTTCATGGGCGTAGAATTCATAGACATATGTCTATGGTAGAATTCAGCTCAGCAGACACTCGTGTGCGCCGTGTTTCTTTGTGCGCGCGGCTGCTGAGTTCTACGCAAGCGAGTCGTTGAATTTACTCGCGAAGAATGAATACCTGCACTCGCGGAATGACATTATTTGCGCAGATTATATTTTCTTGCGTGTGACTTTAGatctaaatataattccatactcATCTTATCCGtaattggaatttgcagttttccagccaacactcattaaaacggcGATTCTCTGTCTTCAGGGAAGGGGCGGGGTCACAAGcagactgacaggtcacatgcaaacatgcaggCCAGCCGGAGAAATCTTCATTTTAGACTTTCcgattcattttctttctccatctcataAGCATACTAttcaatcagattttttttttttttttttaatttaaaatacccaggacacacttgaaaaagagatcttaatctcagtgtgttttccttcctggttaaataaaggtttgaattgaattgaaaaataaaatggttaCAATTTCAGGAAATGTATCTCTGTTGGATCTGTCTCCTCCATCATTAATCCCTGGATAACTTTTGACAGAGCCGGAATTTAAATAGCCTGTTTGGTTGGTGTAGGTGAAATGTTCAAAACGGTCTGCGTAAATAAGATGTTAAGATGTGAAATGTGAGATGGGACAAAGGTGGACATGTATATGTTGATAAAATTgttattgaaaataaaaagttctaaaaaaaaaaaaaaaaaatggttacaatttcaagcagtttcaagcgctatatccaaaattcaagctcttttcaaaccttgaaaggacaatattaaaatccaagcattttcAAAGATTTCTGTACAAACCCTGCAGAGAGAAAGGAGTGTAAAGACTTACCTCTATAGGTCTCAAGGTATCAACACCTTCAGCTAGGCTCTGCTTCAAACTGCTGTTGTTCTGTTTGATAGACTGAACCTAAGAAAGGCAGGAGGGAAGAAAGAAGGGACAATGAGCCAGGGTTGTTTTTCATCTGGTAGCACTGAGTAGTAGTTTTTGCTGTTGAAACCTGCTTGCTGAACATTCATGTGCATTCACTCCCTATATCTATaatctgatgacaaagatgtgAGTGAAGATGACACTGAAAACCCTGGTACCTGTCTCTTGAGTGAAACCAGCTGTGTGTCCAGCTGGCGAATGGTTAGAACTCCAGCATCATGGGAGGCTGACAGAGACATGATGTCTGCCTGCTCCAGGTGCATGCCTTTGGGTGGCCTGCGACGGGCTCTGAGTGGGTGGTGTCTGTACTGAGCGCCAATGTTCTCCTTCTTCACTGGACCAGAGCGGCTGGGGGTGGCTTTGTCAGAGCTGGTGCTGCTTGAGTTCTGTTTCGCCGCCTGTGCGGACATTAAATCACCAATATCATTCAAGTGTCAAGGTAACTCGGCTGTCTCCTAACAAGTTATaaccaacaaaacaaagactTGTTTTTGCGAGTGTGCAcgcatatgcttttttttttttttttttttttttcttgaactaTTTCTCACCTCTTTTTTGGCATCAATCTCAAAATCACTGTCACTACCCGGGTCTCCTTCCTCAATCTCATCATTActgcaagacaaaaaaaaaaagaaagaaattaaacaaaGCATACCCATGCTTAAAATGTGTGCCCAtcctattgtttaaatttcatCAAACATGTCTGAAATGCTCTAAAATGTCAGCTGAAATGACAAGAAATAATATCAATCCGTCTTATTTATATTCATGAGACTTGTTTCCCAGGATGCCACGCTCATCGAGTgtcatttaacacagaagttctCTAAATGTCAGATCTCAGCTGAGCAGTTCTCAGAACATAATGATTTGTTCCTCCATCTCTCTATCCATCCTGCTCGCCCTCTTTATGCTCAGTGAAAGCATCTCAAACCtgtcatctttctctctcttgttgATCAGCCGCCTGGCCTGTCGGTCCATGACAGAGGTCCTGGTCCTGGTCTTCTTCCAGCTGTAGTAGTATTTTACCAGGCTGGAGATCAGCTTATCTGGAAgctacaaacaagaaaaaaaagtagatttttttttctcttctgttaaATACTCTTTAGTATTTAACCACGTGTGCGCCTCTCAGTCACGCACCATCTGCTGGATGCGGTGGAAGCTCTTGCCATGGAAGCTGAAGGCCTGCTCGAAGAGCACTTTATCCTCGACTGTCCACTCATCTGGGAAAGGGGTGAAGTTGGCCAGGTCGGCCAGTGAGCGCTCGACGTCGTGTTTGTGCCATAATAACATGCCCAGAGCCTGATGGAGACGAAGTCAGGAAACCAGGATAGATGGGATCAGAAGACAGAATTTCAAATAAGCAGGGGGAAAGACATCTAAACATTTGAGCTTGTGTTTCTAATGCACTGGCAGTACCTGCTCCATGTTGTATCCATGTTTCTCTTTAGCCATGAGGATATACTCGTCCACTGGAAGAAGACAAAATAATGGTCACCAGAGAGGAAAGAAAcacccaggaaaaaaaaaagggtggagaaaaaaataaaaaatacacaatagTGTAAAGAAGGTGAAGGAAAATGGGTTACATAAGAACAGAAAATATGAGAGATGTAGTGGAAAAGGACACCAGAGTGAAAGAACGTAAGTGCACAGGACGAGACAGTGGAGAGTTTTAATTGCCATCCTCCAGTCAGCATATAGCCATTAAACCGAAGGTCAAATTTCTTAGCCCGCACCCATAAACACAAGAGaaggcaggtgtgtgtgtgtgtgtgtgtgtgtgtgtgtgtgtgtgtgtgtgtgtgtgtgtagcttacACATTGCATCAGAGAGCTGAGTGTTGGGACACCAGACCAACATGCTCCTGTGGTCCTTCTCACTGTAGCGGGCTGGACTGTCtgcaaatggaaacaaaaagcacaaagtGAACACTTGCATCCACATTTCATTTTGAGGTTGTATGTATATTtgatttcctcttttccttgttCACATCACTTTTATGCCCCTCCTCTCCACCACTTCTGAACTATCAATCAATGCCCAGCATCTCTCTTTTCTTATCCACCTATCCTTGCATGTTTCCATCTGTCTAGAGCTCCCTCTTCATCAGCtgaactcttctgggaagtcaaCATTTGTGCACTCAAGAAAACATGATGCTGGTTTGTCTGCTTGTCCCCTTCTTTGGTGCAATCTGTTGTACGAGCATGTTGCCTTTTCTCCATGGAGGTTATGACGATTGTTTTATCAGCATCAAGGCATTTTTCACCTACTCAAAGTATCAGGCATCTTTCATAGAGCTCACTTTAATTTTCTCTGAACCTTTTTATTCTGCCTGACTTTCccttcaaacaaaaataaaacaccacCGACAAACAAGCTTAACTCTAAGGTCTGCAGTACTGGACAAAGACGGTGATGGCTCCTCGTTTTCCCCTCTAGCCTTCTCTTCtttgcattttcctgtttttctactctaacatcagtcATTTGACCTTCACTCCTCTACTAATCTGCATTCACCTCCTTCCTCTATTTCAGTCTCCTCCACATTTCTCCTCACCTCTATGTCTCCTCCCAACAGAAGACACAGAGGTGATTCCCTCCCGCTCTCCCTTTTAACATCAGTTTTAATGCCTTCTGTCATCTCCctttttcttgtgcttttctccCTCCCAGCTTACCTGGTTTGAACTCTGGGATCTGAGCCTGGTAGTCTCCTCCCACTCTGATCATGCTGTCTgtagagacacacaaacatacgtGAGTTTATATTTCCTTGAGATATGTAATGCAGGGCACAAGTGTTCCTGTAACAAGGCAGAAAATATTCCAAGAAGTTGCGCAACTAAATAAAGACATGAGCTAGgaagagaaaaatacaaacactAAAATAATCATAATGTCAGTTTCATACAAGGATTGAATTTACCTTCCATCTCTAAGACTGCTACTTTAAgccctgtatataaaagatggacatagccaccatgatgtcacccactggtttgtgaagccTTGACTTGGGCTTTTTGGCCCTAATCATCTTAGCTTtttgaaatggtaaatggacttatCTATATAGATAACCACTCACCATATTTCATCACATTTACACATTCATTTTGGTACAATATTCCAGCTTTTGTAGcttgatctcacacacacacacacacacacacacacacacacacacacacacacacacacacacacacacacacacacacacacacacacacacacacacacacacacacacaaacgaaGGAATCATTACTTTGCACAAGGACACTCTGACAGGCAAGATCCACTAACAACCAGCATTTTGACTAGGCTTATTCCTGGCGACTAATTTGTTAGCTGACTAagcaaggggaaaaaacagactAACCGattagtctaaaactaagaaacactcagatatcaagttACATTTTaggactgtttaatggacaatgtcaaacaCTGTCTAAAAaagcatttgaaaccattaatcacatTATTCAATAATGAattgcactttaaatgctgcttaactgtgcagCATCGTGAATCATCAACACTGCCTGTTACACtccaaacaacaaagaaaaaaaattaaaattgatgttaaatatatgaaaacgcGTTACTACAAATGATGTCTATGCATCACTGAAATATAAGAAAATAACATCCgaaaaattattaaattgcAACTTAAAAGTGTGGCGCATTATGAACGACGCTCATTGTTCTACAATTCATAACATACATCTCAATAGAAGTTAAAAtctaaatttataataaaacaatacaatacaaacatccacccattttcttctgtgGATGGAGATGACTGTTTCTCAGGAGGTGCGCTTCATGTTAcattaaaacttcaaaaataactaacaatattagaTCCAATAAAACTATCAGGTAtatgaacaatttttttttttaactttgatgTACAACTTCCATTACTTATTGCTATCAATAAATATGATAAGCCAATCCAGAGAAGTATTAAAATCCAGAAATTCTATTTACTGTGATAACATTTACATATCATTCACCACTAACTGAGATAAACCTATAGAGATGGTGCAAAGAAGTGAGGTTAGAGCAACAATGGATGGCAGACATTAGGTAATTAGTGCTGTGGTAAAGCTAGCAGGAGACAAGAAAGATGGAGAGTGTGGAAAGCAAGGAGGGAAGAGAGACTATGAGAAATGCAGGGAAGCAGACCAGAAGGAGGAAGAGACAGATTACAGGTTCCTCTGGGACAGAGGACAGGAAGGGAGGAGAAGGGGATAATATAGAAACATGAGCAGATGGATGAAATGAATGGAGCCAGAAAGAGAATGACAAAGAAGAAGGATGCTTGatagaaggaaaagaggagggaAGAAAGGTAACAGAGGATAACAACTCCTGTAAAACTGCCATTTCTCATCTTAAATTGGACTCCTCAAAGATCAACAGGAAGTCAGTGGGTGAAGGAGGGCATGGAGGAAGGAGAGACGTATGTGGGCAAAGGACAAGGATGAAGACAGTGGGAGGAGAGGGGATGACAGAACACACTGCAGCAATAAATGAACATCAACAGCTGGCAGGAAAATGGGAGTCTGGGAGTATCAAATGTAGGTACGCTTTGTAATGCTCCATGTTAAAACACCACAGTCTGAGATCACGATATATCAAAAACTATAAGTAAACGTATGTACCGTGAGCGTGCTCTTCATCGCTGCTCTCTTCCTCGGAGTGTGGCTGGCTGTTCCCATTGGTTACAGTTTTGGCTCTGCTCCTGGACAGGACCCCGGCCCCCGAGCGCTCCATCACTGAGGGCATGACtggacggacacacacacacacatataagtATGTCTCTACTTAAATCTCTACCATTCATCAACATTTCTGCCTTAAGCGATTAAATCTCCCAGTTATGCCTTGTTTTATGAGCGCATTGGCTGCTATTTGTTTTCACTTGAAACCCTATAAAAACCAACTCATGCTTGTAAAGTAAAACAGGCCCTTATGCTGCTACCTTGGAGCCAATCCCATTATCTCCCTTGAGCTGAGTTTATTTTCCCAAAACCAGCTTTTCAGTACAAGAACTCATTCAAGAACTCAACAACTCTCAGTCCTGTCTCTAAGCATCTCTGTAATCAAAACCCCTGTTAACACTTTGGTGGGATCTAACGGCACAGAGATCCTGACCTTTACTGGCCAACACATATAACTGACTAAATCCACGACTTTTAGCTCAGGTTTCAACTTCAAATCAAGTGCATATCCAGACTCAATCAAAGGGGGTGTCATCTTCAACAAAGAACACAAACTGTAATCTCACCTCAATATGTCTCATTGCAACTACTTTATGTTAAATTTTTGAGCAAAAATGACAAATCACATTTTTAGAGCCATttacaaatcccctttggggtgGCATCAAACAGGTCATCAGGtgtaaaactgccaaatcagacttgcagagctacctgctgctgtgaccccttgtgacaagggagcagctaaaagtaGCTTTTATTAGTCCAGAAAATAATGACTAGATCAGCGAGtgatataaattattattagttGTAGTCCCACCTTTTTGTGTATGAGCGAAAGACTGAAAGGTTGGATTGAACCAAATTTCAGTATAAGTATCAGTCCAAAAGGACTCATAGCAGCAGTTAAGCTCATAGCTGACATAccgatatttttgttttatttttgcttgtttaaatttaaatttatcacCCTTTTGT
It includes:
- the LOC115775073 gene encoding REST corepressor 2-like, yielding MPSVMERSGAGVLSRSRAKTVTNGNSQPHSEEESSDEEHAHDSMIRVGGDYQAQIPEFKPDSPARYSEKDHRSMLVWCPNTQLSDAMLDEYILMAKEKHGYNMEQALGMLLWHKHDVERSLADLANFTPFPDEWTVEDKVLFEQAFSFHGKSFHRIQQMLPDKLISSLVKYYYSWKKTRTRTSVMDRQARRLINKREKDDSNDEIEEGDPGSDSDFEIDAKKEAAKQNSSSTSSDKATPSRSGPVKKENIGAQYRHHPLRARRRPPKGMHLEQADIMSLSASHDAGVLTIRQLDTQLVSLKRQVQSIKQNNSSLKQSLAEGVDTLRPIEPAPKMNSRWTTEEQLLAVQAIRRYGKDFTAIAEVIGTKTPAQVSSFFVSYRRRFNLDEVLREWAAEQVATSRDQRDLRRSGEEMAAATDGGALEEEVKMEDSLSDAAGSSSPPASTHAPSSLSQPPPLLRPAPPSAPPSLLRQPPPLQTRPLQNRAPHNHPPPPLIRPAVTTTSSSGSLRGSPPSSSSSSTAVQMPPSLVGLKVEQPNSH